The Prevotella melaninogenica genome window below encodes:
- a CDS encoding IS1634 family transposase, translating into MHANVQTRFNPATGDMAPYYRIKESYRDVQGHVHSLILLNIGFEPSLTAVQVRKIAYALTERFKNRSTPSLFKERLEGLTPIEQAKADEWWSRMEKEGGIDRFNKEEQKSLRKYENYIDLETANYTDARNVGAEWLCKQTIDKLQLEGFLRKNGWTENAIHTALSALIVRKVYAVSERSSYYYLRDNSAAAELYSGALSWTPGINSLYKITDKLYELKEQLERHLCSVTDDLFNIDNKLMLFDLTNFYFEGSKRNSDKAKFGRSKEKRSDCKLLVLALCINKEGFIRYSSILEGNTADPKSLPNMIDTLAKRNPSRTKDTLVIMDPGVATEENLELIKKKGYNYLCVSRTQMKDYTLSDDNKSVTVMDARRQKITLKEVKTEDDKDYYLEITSPSKAMTESSMNRVWKERFEMELQRINDGISKKGGTKTYEKVVERTGRAIQKYPSIAKFYQISYIKNEKKLKEMLRVDWEIKDLSAMESGHGVYFLRSNVRTLSERVTWEYYNLIREIECTNRQLKNELNLRPIYHQKDERSDAHLFFGLLAYWVVNTIRCQLKREGESCYWTEIVRRMSTQKLVTTKGKNPLGETIEMRQCSSPSKQAKQIYDKLNLKHSPFKKNKICRTQSP; encoded by the coding sequence ATGCACGCAAATGTACAGACACGATTCAACCCTGCCACAGGCGACATGGCTCCTTATTATCGCATCAAGGAGTCATATCGTGACGTGCAGGGTCATGTACATTCGCTAATTCTGTTGAATATCGGGTTCGAACCTTCACTTACTGCTGTACAGGTCCGAAAAATTGCATACGCTCTTACCGAACGCTTCAAAAATAGAAGTACACCCTCGCTTTTCAAAGAACGCCTTGAGGGACTTACTCCTATTGAACAGGCAAAGGCTGACGAATGGTGGAGCCGTATGGAGAAAGAAGGTGGAATCGATCGGTTTAATAAGGAAGAGCAGAAGTCGCTGAGAAAATATGAGAACTATATTGACCTTGAGACGGCAAACTATACTGACGCAAGGAATGTTGGTGCAGAGTGGCTCTGCAAGCAGACAATAGACAAGCTGCAATTAGAGGGTTTTCTGCGCAAAAACGGGTGGACGGAAAATGCGATACACACGGCTTTGTCAGCATTGATTGTTCGCAAGGTATATGCAGTTTCTGAACGTTCATCTTATTATTATTTGCGCGATAACTCGGCTGCTGCTGAACTTTATAGTGGAGCTCTTAGCTGGACACCAGGAATCAATTCTCTGTATAAAATCACTGACAAATTATATGAACTAAAGGAACAGTTAGAGCGTCATTTGTGCAGCGTTACTGACGATCTCTTTAATATAGACAACAAGTTGATGCTCTTCGACTTAACCAACTTCTATTTCGAGGGTAGTAAGCGTAATAGCGATAAAGCCAAGTTCGGTCGTTCAAAAGAAAAACGCTCTGACTGTAAGCTACTTGTACTTGCATTATGTATCAATAAAGAAGGTTTTATACGTTATTCTTCTATCTTAGAGGGTAATACAGCAGATCCCAAGTCTCTACCCAATATGATTGATACACTGGCAAAGAGGAATCCATCACGAACCAAGGATACGCTCGTTATCATGGATCCAGGTGTTGCCACGGAAGAGAACTTGGAGTTAATAAAGAAAAAGGGTTACAATTATCTCTGCGTATCCCGTACGCAAATGAAGGACTATACGCTCAGTGATGATAATAAGAGCGTTACGGTAATGGATGCCCGTCGGCAAAAGATAACGCTGAAAGAGGTTAAGACAGAGGATGATAAGGATTATTATCTCGAAATAACATCTCCTTCGAAAGCTATGACAGAGTCGTCCATGAACAGGGTTTGGAAAGAGCGTTTTGAGATGGAACTGCAGAGGATAAACGATGGAATCTCCAAGAAAGGTGGAACAAAGACCTATGAAAAGGTTGTTGAACGTACAGGACGTGCCATACAGAAGTACCCTTCTATAGCGAAATTCTACCAGATAAGCTACATAAAAAATGAGAAGAAACTCAAGGAGATGCTGCGTGTAGACTGGGAGATAAAAGACCTCTCGGCAATGGAATCTGGTCACGGAGTCTATTTCCTCCGCAGCAATGTCAGGACACTTTCTGAGCGTGTGACATGGGAATACTACAATCTCATTCGTGAGATAGAATGTACGAACAGACAACTAAAGAATGAACTCAACCTCCGTCCTATCTATCATCAGAAAGATGAGCGAAGCGACGCACACCTCTTCTTCGGTTTATTAGCCTACTGGGTGGTAAACACTATCCGTTGTCAATTAAAACGAGAAGGAGAATCCTGTTACTGGACCGAGATAGTACGACGTATGAGTACCCAAAAGCTCGTCACCACAAAAGGGAAGAATCCATTAGGTGAAACCATCGAGATGCGCCAATGTAGTAGTCCTTCGAAGCAAGCAAAACAGATATACGATAAGTTGAACTTAAAACACTCACCATTCAAAAAGAATAAAATTTGTAGGACACAGAGCCCATAA
- a CDS encoding GDSL-type esterase/lipase family protein, translated as MIMKKRTIVLFGMLLMVLTAVAGGKIKVACVGNSVTWGMTIIDREKNCYPAQLQKMLGDKYEVRNFGHSGTTLLQHGHRPYVDQQEYQDALNFKADLVIIHLGLNDTDPRNWPEYSEEFNADYIRLIDSFRQANPKAKIWICLTTPIFERHPRFESGTRDWHAQIQKHIRQVATATRVPLIDLNTPLYSRPDLLADAIHPNAEGAKIIAETVYGALTGNYGGLALSPLYTDGMVIQRNKPIVFRGKANVGETVKVNFNGHMLSAITNDAGKWKITFPAEKAGGPYKAQISTKKEKLTIKDIYVGEVWLCSGQSNMELPVNAVQSRTQDLNEAESQTHLHLFNMSAIYPTTAVAWSANACDSVNRHQYLHIGPWRNCSRESLGDFSAVAYHFGKKLADSLQVPVGIICNAVGGTTTESWIDRHTLEQRMPAILRDWYYGDFGMKWARERALQNISVSKNPLQRHPYAPAYMFETGMLPLKGYSIKGIVWYQGESNAHNMELHERLFPMLQKSWRNFFHDPELPFYFVQLSSLNRPSWPRFRDSQRRIASRLRNTWMAVTTDVGDSLDVHYTNKKPVGERLGLQALHHSYDYNIESDGPICHSVSAKDNGIELQFIHAKSLSAKGSRLIGFEVAGADGIYYPAEAQITSSNTILVRSSSVTRPLYVRYGWQPFTRANLVNEVGLPCSTFQWAVKK; from the coding sequence ATGATTATGAAGAAAAGAACAATCGTGTTGTTTGGAATGCTCCTTATGGTTTTGACTGCTGTTGCTGGCGGCAAAATCAAGGTAGCATGTGTAGGAAATAGTGTGACATGGGGAATGACAATTATCGATAGAGAAAAGAATTGTTATCCAGCACAACTACAGAAGATGTTAGGAGATAAATATGAAGTCAGAAACTTCGGACACTCTGGAACTACACTACTACAACATGGACATCGTCCCTATGTCGACCAACAAGAGTACCAAGACGCTTTGAACTTCAAGGCAGACCTTGTCATTATCCATCTTGGACTCAATGATACCGACCCACGAAACTGGCCTGAGTACAGTGAAGAATTTAATGCTGATTACATCCGTCTGATTGATAGTTTCCGTCAGGCGAATCCTAAAGCAAAGATTTGGATTTGTCTTACGACCCCTATCTTTGAGCGTCATCCACGTTTTGAGAGTGGTACACGCGACTGGCATGCGCAGATTCAGAAACATATACGACAAGTGGCGACTGCGACACGAGTTCCACTCATTGACTTAAATACACCTCTATATAGTCGTCCCGACCTTCTTGCCGATGCTATTCACCCGAATGCTGAGGGCGCAAAGATAATTGCAGAGACGGTCTATGGAGCCTTGACAGGCAACTATGGTGGGCTTGCCCTGTCTCCATTGTATACCGATGGTATGGTTATTCAGCGCAACAAACCTATTGTTTTCCGTGGAAAAGCAAATGTAGGTGAGACTGTTAAGGTCAACTTCAATGGACATATGCTTTCAGCTATAACAAATGATGCAGGAAAATGGAAGATCACCTTCCCTGCTGAGAAAGCTGGCGGACCTTATAAAGCCCAAATAAGTACGAAGAAAGAAAAGCTTACTATTAAAGACATATACGTTGGTGAAGTGTGGCTTTGCTCAGGACAATCAAACATGGAGTTACCTGTAAATGCTGTACAGAGCAGGACACAAGACTTGAATGAGGCTGAAAGTCAGACACACTTACATCTTTTTAATATGTCAGCTATCTACCCAACGACTGCCGTAGCATGGTCTGCTAATGCTTGCGACTCTGTAAATCGTCATCAGTACCTCCATATTGGACCATGGCGTAACTGCTCTCGAGAATCTTTGGGTGACTTCTCAGCTGTAGCTTATCACTTTGGAAAGAAGTTAGCAGACAGTTTGCAGGTCCCAGTAGGTATCATCTGTAATGCTGTTGGTGGTACCACTACAGAGTCATGGATTGACCGCCATACGTTAGAACAACGTATGCCAGCTATTCTTCGTGATTGGTATTATGGAGATTTCGGTATGAAATGGGCACGTGAGCGAGCATTGCAAAACATCAGCGTAAGTAAGAACCCACTGCAACGTCATCCTTATGCACCAGCCTATATGTTCGAGACTGGTATGCTTCCACTAAAAGGATATAGTATCAAGGGAATTGTTTGGTACCAAGGTGAGTCCAATGCACATAACATGGAACTACACGAACGTCTCTTCCCGATGTTACAGAAGAGTTGGCGTAACTTCTTCCATGACCCAGAGCTACCATTTTATTTCGTACAGCTCTCCAGCCTGAATCGTCCTTCATGGCCACGTTTCCGTGATTCTCAGCGTCGTATAGCATCAAGACTACGTAATACCTGGATGGCTGTTACAACAGATGTAGGTGATTCCTTAGATGTACATTACACGAACAAAAAGCCTGTCGGTGAGCGACTTGGCTTACAGGCTTTACACCATAGTTATGACTACAACATAGAATCTGATGGCCCTATCTGTCATTCTGTATCAGCAAAAGACAATGGAATTGAATTACAGTTTATTCACGCAAAGTCACTATCAGCTAAGGGCAGCCGCCTTATTGGCTTTGAGGTAGCAGGTGCAGATGGCATCTATTATCCAGCAGAAGCACAAATAACATCATCTAACACAATTCTTGTTAGATCGTCATCTGTAACACGCCCACTCTATGTTCGTTATGGATGGCAACCTTTTACACGTGCCAACCTTGTGAATGAGGTAGGATTACCATGTAGTACATTCCAATGGGCAGTAAAGAAATAA
- a CDS encoding thiamine-phosphate kinase, with product MEIKDLGEFGLINRLTKDIQPINNSTIMGVGDDAAVLHYPDKETLVSSQMFMEGVQFDLTYIDMEHLAYKVAMIAMSNIFAMNGQPRQLIVSLGLGKRFKVEDLDQFYAGLNKACTKWNVDIVGGDTTSSYTGLAINLTCIGEAAKDDIVYRSGANETDLICVTGDLGSAYMGLQILEREKTVYYQQVQEYNNKVKEAQSNKDEKRLEALRQERSAIEDFQPDFAGKEYLIDRQLKPEARGDVLNQLSTAGIHPTSMIDISDGLASELKHICEKSHCGCRIYEKNIPIDYQTAATCEEFNMNLTTAALNGGEDYELLFTVPIGDHEKIDKMENIRQIGYITKESLGTFLIARDGNEFELKAQGWPINEK from the coding sequence ATGGAAATAAAAGACCTTGGTGAATTCGGACTAATCAACCGTCTCACAAAAGATATACAACCAATCAACAACTCTACCATTATGGGCGTGGGTGATGATGCTGCTGTTTTACATTATCCAGATAAAGAAACACTTGTCTCTTCACAGATGTTCATGGAGGGTGTACAGTTCGATTTAACTTACATAGACATGGAACATCTTGCCTACAAGGTGGCTATGATAGCTATGAGTAACATCTTCGCTATGAACGGACAACCACGGCAACTCATCGTTTCATTAGGACTTGGAAAACGTTTCAAAGTAGAAGACCTTGATCAGTTCTATGCTGGTTTGAACAAAGCTTGTACTAAATGGAATGTAGATATTGTTGGAGGTGACACGACTTCTTCATATACGGGACTTGCTATTAACCTCACTTGTATTGGTGAAGCTGCTAAAGATGATATCGTCTATCGTAGTGGAGCAAATGAGACCGACCTTATCTGCGTTACCGGTGACCTTGGTTCTGCCTACATGGGCTTACAGATTCTCGAACGCGAAAAGACAGTCTACTATCAGCAGGTCCAGGAATATAATAATAAGGTAAAAGAAGCACAAAGTAATAAAGATGAGAAACGACTTGAAGCTTTGCGCCAAGAACGTTCAGCCATTGAGGATTTTCAGCCTGATTTTGCGGGTAAAGAATATCTTATTGACCGCCAGTTGAAACCTGAAGCACGTGGTGATGTTCTCAATCAACTGAGCACAGCAGGTATACACCCAACCTCTATGATTGATATTTCAGATGGATTGGCAAGTGAGTTAAAACATATTTGCGAAAAAAGTCACTGCGGTTGTAGAATTTATGAAAAGAATATTCCTATCGATTATCAAACTGCAGCAACCTGCGAAGAATTCAATATGAACCTTACAACAGCAGCTTTGAATGGTGGAGAAGACTATGAACTTCTTTTTACAGTACCTATCGGTGATCATGAGAAGATTGATAAGATGGAGAATATCAGACAGATAGGTTATATAACAAAGGAAAGCTTGGGCACATTCCTTATTGCTCGTGATGGTAACGAGTTTGAGTTAAAGGCACAAGGTTGGCCTATAAACGAGAAATAG
- the lpxK gene encoding tetraacyldisaccharide 4'-kinase codes for MEGDHIKINKWLLPFSWLYGLGVRLRNELFELNILKSRQFDIPVISVGNITVGGSGKTPHVEYLIRLLKDKMKVAVLSRGYKRKSRGYVLANENTPMREIGDEPYQMKTKFPDIRVAVDKKRCEGIDRLTSDEETKDTDVILLDDAFQHRYVHPGINILLVDYHRLIIYDKLLPAGRLREPLSGKNRADIVIITKCPKSLNPIDYRVLSKAMELYPFQQLYFTTLDYCDLEPIFSKGRNIPLTEIRGKNILLLAGIMSPKQLELDLNSFTGNNALTTLSFPDHHAFTTKDIHRINETFAKMPEPKLIVTTEKDKARLVDIDKLSDEVKENIYALPIKVSFMLDKEEIFNQKIISYVRKNSRNSILAKREDDHKSKDSHHSGHRPRTISFRDNR; via the coding sequence ATGGAAGGAGACCACATCAAAATAAACAAATGGCTATTGCCTTTCAGCTGGCTCTATGGGCTTGGAGTAAGACTGCGCAATGAGTTATTTGAACTGAACATTCTCAAATCCCGACAGTTTGACATTCCAGTCATATCTGTTGGTAATATTACCGTGGGTGGTTCTGGCAAAACTCCCCACGTAGAATATCTTATCCGATTACTGAAGGATAAAATGAAGGTGGCTGTCCTCTCACGTGGCTATAAACGTAAGAGTCGTGGATACGTATTAGCAAACGAGAATACTCCTATGCGGGAGATTGGTGATGAGCCCTATCAAATGAAGACAAAGTTCCCTGATATTCGTGTTGCAGTTGATAAGAAGCGATGTGAGGGAATAGACCGATTAACATCTGATGAGGAAACAAAAGATACAGATGTAATCCTTTTAGATGATGCTTTTCAGCACCGATATGTACATCCTGGTATCAATATTCTGTTAGTTGATTATCATCGGCTTATCATCTATGACAAACTACTTCCTGCTGGTAGATTACGTGAACCACTCTCAGGAAAAAATCGTGCAGATATTGTGATTATCACAAAGTGTCCTAAGAGTCTAAACCCAATAGACTATCGTGTATTGAGTAAAGCTATGGAGCTCTACCCTTTCCAACAGCTTTATTTTACGACGTTAGACTATTGTGATTTGGAACCTATCTTCAGTAAGGGAAGAAATATACCACTCACTGAGATAAGAGGAAAAAACATCTTGTTGCTTGCTGGTATCATGTCACCAAAGCAGTTAGAATTGGATTTGAACTCTTTCACAGGAAACAATGCACTGACAACACTCTCGTTCCCAGATCATCATGCATTCACAACAAAGGATATTCATCGTATTAACGAGACCTTTGCTAAAATGCCTGAGCCTAAATTGATTGTCACAACAGAGAAAGATAAGGCACGTCTTGTTGATATTGATAAATTGTCAGACGAAGTAAAAGAAAATATTTATGCGCTTCCTATCAAGGTAAGCTTTATGCTTGACAAGGAAGAGATATTCAATCAAAAAATAATATCCTATGTACGAAAAAATTCAAGAAACAGCATCTTGGCTAAAAGAGAGGATGACCACAAGTCCAAAGACAGCCATCATTCTGGGCACAGGCCTCGGACAATTAGCTTCAGAGATAACCGATAG
- a CDS encoding sulfatase, giving the protein MIDTTMNNYTLYNSKHSSTLLITTSIAVLGVSLPAKAQQVNTQPNIILFMVDDMGWQDTSLPFADSITANNRKYDTPNMERLASEGMMFTDAYATPISSPSRCSLMTGMNMARHRVTNWTLHRDKMTDGKRDGVTLPDWNYNGIAQSGNVAHTTKAISFVQLLKNAGYHTIHCGKAHWGAIDTPGENPCHFGFDVNITGTAAGGLATYLSERNYGFTKDGKPTSPFAIPGLERYWGTGIFATEALTQEAIASLEKAKKYDQPFYLYMSHYAVHVPIDRDMRFYPTYRARGLSEKEAAYASLIAGMDKSLGDLMDWVAKAGLKRETIIIFMSDNGGLASSSYWRDGELYTQNAPLKSGKGSLYEGGIRVPFIVKWNNIVKPNTRSHAPIIIEDLYPTLLSMAGIKNYHVPQKIDGQDITPILRGKQQGDKKRQLIWNYPNIWDGEGLGISLNCAIREGQWKLIYSYLTGQKELYDLSNDLSEKNDLASSHPQLVARLYRHLTSKLHKMNAQKPIVEGEKRK; this is encoded by the coding sequence ATGATTGATACAACAATGAATAACTATACCTTATATAATTCAAAGCACTCTTCGACCCTATTGATTACAACATCAATAGCTGTTCTTGGCGTGTCCCTCCCAGCCAAAGCACAACAAGTAAATACACAACCCAATATCATCCTGTTCATGGTAGACGACATGGGATGGCAAGACACATCCCTTCCCTTTGCCGATTCGATTACTGCCAATAATCGGAAATACGATACACCTAACATGGAAAGACTTGCTTCCGAGGGGATGATGTTCACAGATGCTTATGCAACTCCTATCAGTTCGCCCTCCAGATGTAGTCTGATGACAGGTATGAATATGGCTCGCCATCGGGTAACAAATTGGACTTTACATCGCGATAAGATGACGGATGGGAAACGAGATGGCGTAACATTACCTGATTGGAATTATAATGGTATTGCGCAAAGCGGTAATGTAGCACATACTACAAAAGCAATATCCTTTGTACAACTCCTAAAAAATGCAGGCTATCACACCATACATTGCGGAAAAGCTCACTGGGGAGCTATTGACACTCCGGGTGAGAATCCGTGCCATTTTGGCTTTGACGTGAACATTACAGGTACGGCAGCTGGTGGATTAGCTACCTATTTAAGCGAACGTAACTACGGTTTTACAAAAGATGGCAAACCCACATCTCCATTCGCTATCCCAGGCTTGGAACGTTATTGGGGTACTGGTATCTTTGCCACAGAAGCCCTTACACAAGAGGCAATAGCATCATTAGAGAAGGCTAAAAAATACGACCAACCTTTCTATCTCTATATGTCTCATTACGCTGTGCACGTACCAATCGATCGAGATATGCGTTTTTACCCTACGTATCGTGCACGTGGTCTTTCGGAAAAGGAAGCTGCTTACGCTTCATTGATTGCAGGAATGGATAAAAGTTTGGGAGATCTCATGGATTGGGTCGCAAAGGCAGGACTTAAGCGAGAGACTATCATCATCTTTATGAGCGATAATGGAGGACTCGCCTCATCATCCTATTGGCGGGATGGAGAACTTTACACGCAGAATGCACCACTCAAGAGTGGTAAAGGTTCTCTGTATGAAGGAGGTATAAGAGTTCCCTTTATTGTAAAATGGAATAATATTGTAAAACCAAATACTCGCTCTCATGCACCTATCATCATAGAGGATCTCTACCCTACCTTACTCTCCATGGCTGGAATTAAGAACTATCATGTACCACAAAAAATAGACGGACAAGACATTACACCTATTCTTCGTGGTAAACAACAAGGTGATAAGAAGCGACAACTGATATGGAACTATCCTAACATTTGGGATGGAGAGGGATTGGGAATCAGTCTTAATTGTGCCATTCGTGAAGGGCAATGGAAATTGATTTATTCGTATCTCACTGGTCAAAAAGAACTATATGATCTATCAAACGACCTGTCTGAGAAGAACGACCTTGCCTCTTCGCATCCTCAACTCGTTGCTCGCCTTTACAGACATCTCACATCTAAATTACACAAAATGAATGCACAGAAACCAATCGTGGAGGGTGAAAAAAGAAAATAA
- a CDS encoding purine-nucleoside phosphorylase — protein MYEKIQETASWLKERMTTSPKTAIILGTGLGQLASEITDSYSFSYQDIPNFPVSTVEGHAGSLIFGRLGGKDIMAMKGRFHFYEGYNMKDVTFPIRVMHELGIETLFVSNASGGMNPSFKIGDLMIITDHINMFPEHPLRGRNFPTGPRFPDMHEAYDHKLVDLADSIAKEKNIEVQHGVYMGVQGPTFETPAEYRMYHKMGGDAVGMSTVPEVIVARHSGIKVFGISVITDLGGFDVPVKVSHEEVQEAANAAQPRMTEIMREMIKRS, from the coding sequence ATGTACGAAAAAATTCAAGAAACAGCATCTTGGCTAAAAGAGAGGATGACCACAAGTCCAAAGACAGCCATCATTCTGGGCACAGGCCTCGGACAATTAGCTTCAGAGATAACCGATAGCTACTCATTTTCTTATCAAGATATACCAAATTTTCCAGTTTCAACAGTAGAAGGTCATGCTGGTAGCCTTATCTTTGGAAGACTTGGTGGTAAAGATATCATGGCTATGAAAGGTCGCTTCCACTTCTATGAAGGATATAACATGAAGGATGTTACCTTCCCAATTCGTGTAATGCACGAGTTAGGCATTGAAACATTATTTGTTTCAAATGCTTCTGGTGGTATGAATCCATCGTTCAAGATTGGTGACCTCATGATTATTACAGATCATATTAATATGTTCCCAGAACATCCGCTACGTGGTCGTAACTTCCCTACAGGCCCTCGTTTTCCTGATATGCACGAGGCATACGACCATAAATTGGTTGATTTAGCAGACTCTATTGCTAAGGAGAAGAACATCGAAGTTCAGCATGGAGTTTACATGGGCGTACAAGGACCAACCTTTGAAACACCTGCAGAATACCGTATGTACCACAAGATGGGAGGTGATGCTGTTGGCATGAGTACCGTACCAGAGGTTATCGTTGCTCGCCATAGTGGTATTAAGGTGTTCGGCATCAGTGTAATCACAGACCTTGGCGGCTTTGACGTTCCTGTAAAGGTTAGCCATGAAGAGGTTCAGGAGGCTGCAAACGCTGCACAGCCACGTATGACTGAGATTATGCGTGAGATGATTAAACGCTCATAA
- a CDS encoding alanine/glycine:cation symporter family protein, producing MYALLGVGIFYTVYLGFPQIRHLNLAFKYAFGPIFKKRKPGETKVNSFQALATAVAAQVGTGNIGGVATAIASGGMGAIFWMWVSALLGMSTIFSEAVLAQKYKKEYHGETVGGSAYYLYYGLGSKWLAVCFSVAIVLALGFVGNMVQANSISIALNNAFHIPSYIIGVVLAAVVGVVIIGGQRRITAIAELLVPFMAIVYILGSLVIIYMFADQLPHVIRTIFQDAFSMKSAAGGAAGTVMKYAIRYGVARGLFSNEAGMGSTPHAHALADVKDPSEQGFIAMAGVFVDTVLICTSTAFVIMLTGSFQNLSLKSVAITQESFEIAFGNGGIIFLAISLIFFAFTTIIGWYMFAEMNIKFMFGKKGILSYRALVVLFVFLGCLFAADMVWELADTFNGLMVIPNLIGIIFLAPQVKKIYKNFLANRKENNS from the coding sequence ATGTACGCATTGTTAGGAGTAGGCATTTTCTATACTGTCTACCTTGGTTTCCCACAGATTCGCCATCTAAATTTGGCGTTTAAGTATGCTTTTGGTCCAATATTCAAGAAGCGAAAGCCTGGTGAAACAAAAGTTAATTCATTCCAAGCATTAGCCACAGCTGTAGCCGCTCAAGTTGGTACTGGTAATATTGGTGGTGTGGCAACAGCTATTGCAAGTGGTGGTATGGGAGCTATTTTCTGGATGTGGGTATCTGCATTGTTAGGAATGAGCACCATTTTCTCTGAGGCAGTACTTGCCCAGAAGTATAAGAAAGAGTATCATGGCGAGACGGTTGGAGGCTCAGCCTATTATCTTTATTATGGACTTGGTAGTAAGTGGCTTGCTGTTTGTTTTTCTGTTGCTATTGTTCTTGCGTTGGGATTCGTTGGAAATATGGTACAAGCAAACTCTATTTCAATAGCTTTGAATAATGCTTTCCATATACCTTCTTATATTATAGGTGTTGTTTTAGCAGCTGTTGTGGGTGTAGTAATTATTGGAGGACAACGCCGAATCACCGCTATTGCCGAACTTTTAGTCCCTTTCATGGCGATTGTGTATATCTTGGGTTCGCTTGTTATCATTTATATGTTTGCAGATCAGTTGCCTCATGTTATCCGTACAATCTTCCAGGATGCTTTCTCTATGAAGTCAGCAGCAGGTGGAGCCGCTGGTACGGTGATGAAATATGCCATTCGCTATGGTGTTGCTCGTGGTCTGTTTTCGAATGAGGCTGGTATGGGTTCAACACCTCATGCTCACGCTTTGGCTGATGTTAAAGACCCTTCTGAGCAGGGATTTATAGCTATGGCAGGTGTTTTTGTTGATACCGTTCTTATCTGTACATCAACAGCTTTTGTCATTATGCTGACAGGTTCTTTCCAAAATCTAAGCTTAAAATCGGTTGCTATTACGCAAGAAAGTTTCGAGATAGCTTTTGGAAATGGTGGAATTATCTTCCTTGCCATCAGTCTAATCTTCTTTGCTTTCACAACAATTATTGGGTGGTATATGTTTGCTGAGATGAATATCAAGTTTATGTTTGGTAAGAAGGGCATTCTTTCTTATCGTGCACTTGTTGTTCTCTTTGTCTTTCTTGGCTGCCTCTTTGCAGCAGATATGGTATGGGAATTGGCTGATACCTTCAATGGTCTGATGGTAATTCCTAACCTTATTGGTATTATTTTCCTTGCACCTCAGGTAAAGAAAATATACAAGAACTTCTTGGCAAACAGAAAAGAAAATAATTCTTAA